The Dasypus novemcinctus isolate mDasNov1 chromosome 12, mDasNov1.1.hap2, whole genome shotgun sequence genome includes a window with the following:
- the LOC101437490 gene encoding olfactory receptor 6C74-like produces MGNQTKVTVFILAGLTNDPQLKVVLFIFLLLTYLLSITGNLIIITLTLLDAHLKTPMYFFLRNFSFLEISYTTTCIPKLLVSMATGDKTISYNCCVIQLFFAFLLGASEFYLLAAMSYDRYVAICKPLHYTTIMNSKVCTQLVLSCWLAGFLTIFPPLTLGLNLEFCASNIVDHFYCDTTPLLQISCSDTRLIETIGFITALVTLVVTLVMVIISYTYIALTILKIPSTQQRKKAFSTCSSHMIVISLSYGSCIFIYVKPSVQQRISFSKGISVLNTSAAPLLNPFIYTLRNQQVKIAFIHMIQRIFSFTKK; encoded by the coding sequence ATGGGAAATCAAACAAAAGTGACAGTGTTTATTCTAGCAGGATTGACTAATGACCCACAATTGAAAGTTGTGTTATTTATCTTCCTGCTGCTCACCTACCTGCTCAGCATCACTGGCAATCTAATCATCATCACACTCACCCTGCTGGATGCTCACCTCAAGacccccatgtattttttccttcggAATTTTTCCTTCTTAGAAATCTCTTATACTACTACCTGCATTCCTAAATTGCTGGTTAGCATGGCAACTGGAGACAAAACCATTTCCTACAACTGTTGTGTCATACAACTGTTTTTTGCCTTCCTCCTTGGAGCCTCTGAGTTTTACCTGCTGGCAGccatgtcctatgaccgctatgttgcCATCTGTAAGCCCCTGCACTACACAACCATCATGAACAGCAAAGTCTGCACACAGCTGGTCCTCAGTTGTTGGCTCGCTGGATTCCTCACCATCTTTCCACCACTCACCTTAGGTTTAAACCTTGAATTCTGTGCCTCCAACATTGTTGATCATTTCTATTGTGACACTACCCCTCTCCTGCAGATCTCCTGCTCAGACACAAGACTCATCGAAACAATAGGTTTCATCACAGCTTTGGTGACACTCGTGGTCACGTTGGTAATGGTGATAATATCATATACTTACATTGCACTGACGATTCTAAAAATCCCTTCAACTCAACAGAGGAAAAAGGCATTTTCCACGTGTTCTTCCCATATGATTGTCATCTCCCTCTCTTATGGCAGCTGCATCTTCATTTATGTTAAACCCTCAGTCCAACAAAGAATTTCTTTTTCCAAAGGAATTTCAGTGCTCAATACCTCAGCTGCCCCACTTTTGAACCCTTTTATTTACACTCTGAGGaaccaacaagtgaaaatagcctTCATACATATGATTCAACGAATTTTCTCTTTTACAAAGAAATGA